The following are encoded together in the Kribbella sp. CA-293567 genome:
- a CDS encoding discoidin domain-containing protein, producing the protein MSALSPPSFRLGRTRPAQRAKLVTGLAVAASLVLALLVSQPADAADTLLSQGKTATASSAENTVFTAASAVDGDAGTRWSSAHADPQWIQVDLGQTATVNQVQLNWETAAAKAFQIQVSADGTNWNSIYTTTTSTGGNQTLTVSGSGRYVRMLGTQRTTQWGYSLWEFKVFGTPGAGPGPGSKLLSYGKTGAASSQQHDNNCWECTPARAFDLDPASRWATTTDSGWVDPGWISVDLGATAQIDKVILQWDPASAKSYQIQVSGDNVNWTPIYTSTAGPGFKETLNVTGSGRYVRMYGTQRNTPYGYSLWEFQVYGTGGAPITPPAPPADPANPPQLIWSDEFNGAAGSKPDAAKWTIDPGTGPNNELEYYTNNDNASMDGNGNLVMEARKQATPGSACPTDPLTGSGTCQYTSHRMNTGGKFTTTYGKIEARVKIPKGNGLWPAFWMMGADFLTGRPWPYNGEIDILEVLGKDVKTAYSTVHAPAYNGGGGIGGSYTLPNGADYSDDFHTWAAAWDSKGIVYTLDGRTVFTLDKAQVEATRGPWIFDHPFYIILNLAVGGDWPGPPDASTPFPAKMLVDYVRVYR; encoded by the coding sequence ATGTCCGCCCTTTCCCCGCCCTCCTTTCGACTCGGCAGAACCCGTCCGGCCCAGCGCGCGAAGCTCGTCACCGGTCTCGCGGTGGCCGCGAGCCTGGTCCTGGCCCTGCTGGTCAGCCAGCCAGCCGACGCAGCCGACACCCTGCTCTCCCAAGGCAAGACCGCCACCGCCTCGTCCGCCGAGAACACCGTCTTCACGGCGGCCTCGGCGGTCGACGGCGACGCGGGCACCCGCTGGTCGAGCGCGCACGCCGACCCGCAGTGGATCCAGGTCGACCTCGGTCAGACCGCCACCGTCAACCAGGTCCAGCTCAACTGGGAGACGGCCGCCGCGAAGGCCTTCCAGATCCAGGTCTCCGCCGACGGCACCAACTGGAACTCGATCTACACGACCACCACCAGCACCGGTGGCAACCAGACCCTGACCGTCTCCGGCTCCGGCCGCTACGTCCGGATGCTCGGCACCCAGCGCACGACCCAGTGGGGCTACTCGCTGTGGGAGTTCAAGGTCTTCGGTACGCCGGGAGCAGGCCCCGGCCCCGGCAGCAAACTGCTCTCCTACGGCAAGACCGGCGCGGCCTCGTCGCAGCAGCACGACAACAACTGCTGGGAGTGCACGCCGGCCCGCGCGTTCGACCTCGACCCGGCCAGTCGCTGGGCGACCACGACCGACAGCGGCTGGGTCGACCCGGGCTGGATCTCCGTCGACCTCGGCGCGACCGCCCAGATCGACAAGGTGATCCTGCAGTGGGATCCCGCCTCGGCGAAGTCGTACCAGATCCAGGTTTCCGGCGACAACGTCAACTGGACCCCGATCTACACCAGCACCGCCGGTCCGGGGTTCAAGGAGACGCTGAACGTCACCGGCTCCGGCCGCTACGTCCGGATGTACGGGACCCAGCGCAACACGCCGTACGGGTACTCGCTGTGGGAGTTCCAGGTCTACGGCACCGGTGGCGCGCCGATCACGCCGCCTGCCCCGCCGGCCGACCCGGCGAACCCGCCGCAGCTGATCTGGTCCGACGAGTTCAACGGCGCGGCGGGCAGCAAGCCCGACGCGGCCAAGTGGACGATCGACCCCGGCACCGGTCCGAACAACGAACTCGAGTACTACACCAACAACGACAACGCCTCGATGGACGGCAACGGCAACCTGGTGATGGAGGCCCGCAAGCAGGCCACCCCCGGCTCGGCCTGTCCGACCGACCCGCTGACCGGCAGCGGCACCTGCCAGTACACGTCGCACCGGATGAACACCGGCGGCAAGTTCACCACCACCTACGGCAAGATCGAGGCCCGGGTGAAGATCCCGAAGGGCAACGGACTGTGGCCGGCCTTCTGGATGATGGGCGCGGACTTCCTGACCGGCCGCCCGTGGCCCTACAACGGTGAGATCGACATCCTCGAGGTGCTCGGCAAGGACGTGAAGACGGCGTACTCGACGGTGCACGCGCCGGCCTACAACGGCGGTGGCGGGATCGGCGGTTCGTACACGTTGCCGAACGGCGCCGACTACTCCGACGACTTCCACACCTGGGCGGCCGCCTGGGACAGCAAGGGCATCGTCTACACCCTCGACGGCCGGACGGTCTTCACCCTGGACAAGGCTCAGGTGGAGGCGACCCGCGGTCCGTGGATCTTCGACCACCCGTTCTACATCATCCTCAACCTCGCGGTCGGCGGTGACTGGCCCGGCCCGCCCGACGCCAGTACGCCGTTCCCGGCCAAGATGCTCGTCGACTACGTGCGGGTGTACCGATGA
- a CDS encoding nucleotidyl transferase AbiEii/AbiGii toxin family protein, with protein sequence MVEYVLERFLYRLATSPAGREHFVLKGGLLLAQFGARRTTRDIDILGQAFSGEDTEIIRRVRAIAATEFDDGVTFDGASLRTAPIRDDGRYHGLRLVMPASIARAQLKLQLDVSMGDPITPEPQLIAYQQLLADGTFSILGYPLATVIAEKLSTAIELGDLNTRDRDYGDLYRLLRANTLRADEVFTALEATATHRRITLRPLSSSITDLPHQRQSSYTAWLRRQGPAASGYPTNFAAAVAVITAFADPLVSGEAGGKEWDPENARWT encoded by the coding sequence ATGGTCGAATACGTCCTCGAACGATTCCTCTATCGACTCGCAACATCTCCAGCAGGCCGCGAACACTTCGTCCTCAAGGGCGGGCTACTCCTGGCGCAGTTCGGCGCTCGCCGAACGACGCGAGACATCGACATTCTCGGGCAGGCTTTCAGCGGCGAGGACACCGAGATCATCCGCCGCGTCAGGGCGATCGCCGCGACCGAATTCGACGACGGCGTCACGTTCGACGGCGCAAGCCTGAGAACCGCGCCGATTCGAGACGACGGCCGCTACCACGGACTACGGCTCGTCATGCCCGCCTCGATCGCCCGTGCACAACTCAAGCTTCAACTCGACGTCAGCATGGGTGATCCCATCACGCCTGAGCCCCAGCTCATCGCATACCAGCAGCTACTCGCGGATGGGACCTTCAGCATCCTCGGCTATCCACTTGCGACCGTCATCGCCGAGAAGCTGTCCACCGCCATCGAACTAGGCGACCTCAACACTCGCGACCGCGACTACGGCGACCTCTACCGCCTGCTACGCGCCAACACCCTCCGCGCCGACGAAGTGTTCACGGCGCTCGAAGCCACAGCAACACACCGCCGCATCACCTTGCGACCACTCAGCTCGAGCATCACCGATCTTCCACACCAGCGACAGTCCTCCTACACCGCATGGCTTCGACGTCAGGGCCCAGCCGCCAGCGGCTACCCAACCAACTTCGCAGCCGCGGTCGCGGTGATCACAGCCTTCGCGGATCCGCTCGTCAGCGGCGAGGCCGGGGGCAAAGAGTGGGATCCTGAAAATGCTCGATGGACCTGA
- a CDS encoding DUF305 domain-containing protein, with product MKALTRGAPSRLLPCVLLLAALTGCGSSAAGSAPPPAAPTSAPVPTPATSTSWDIDPSFNATDLAWIELAIPMDEQLLQVLRIAEKQATSPATKKFASELAAGHRTELAQFVELRTRSRLPVRNPHKGHDMPGMMTEPEVATLAKTTGPAFDPLFEKNLKEHLDQSIVLAKSITTEGSDPAAKKLAASIITTRAGQLKQLSGL from the coding sequence ATGAAGGCCCTGACTCGTGGTGCGCCGTCCCGCCTGCTGCCCTGCGTCCTGCTGCTGGCCGCCCTGACCGGATGCGGCTCGTCCGCCGCCGGCTCGGCGCCACCGCCGGCCGCTCCGACCTCGGCCCCGGTGCCGACCCCGGCGACCAGTACGTCCTGGGACATCGACCCGTCGTTCAACGCGACCGACCTGGCCTGGATCGAGCTCGCGATCCCGATGGACGAGCAACTCCTGCAGGTCCTGCGGATCGCCGAGAAGCAGGCCACCAGTCCCGCGACGAAGAAGTTCGCGTCGGAGCTGGCCGCCGGGCACCGGACCGAGCTGGCCCAGTTCGTCGAGCTGCGCACTCGCTCCCGGCTGCCGGTCCGCAACCCGCACAAGGGTCACGACATGCCCGGCATGATGACCGAGCCGGAGGTCGCCACCCTGGCGAAGACCACCGGGCCCGCCTTCGATCCGCTCTTCGAGAAGAACCTCAAGGAGCACCTCGACCAGTCGATCGTGCTGGCCAAGAGCATCACCACCGAAGGCAGCGACCCCGCGGCGAAGAAGCTGGCGGCCTCGATCATCACCACCCGCGCGGGCCAGCTGAAGCAGCTCTCGGGGCTCTGA
- a CDS encoding helix-turn-helix transcriptional regulator, translating to MELPSAPVLSAVAEPLYRAAVVGGRASLEVLAERAGVDRVVAADEVQVLVAIGLLEVGDGGIEAVAPRIPLEQVAAEHARAADATRQIASVFADIWSEAGDRSSFVEVITDEARCGAVEIKLMDDTASTVDGLCIGPVSPRKVQAGMDIPRPGVAVGFFAAMERGVRARGLYGVSVLEDFEGLAAVHQCIAVGEQARVFAQVPLNLMLYDGKRALLSVPGQKGARRSLIIVHESGLLDSLAGLFEVFWQMGVPLSAESQVVDALDGPGSGEQQLLSYLAAGLTDEAIARDLGVSARTVGRRIARLEEVLGAHSRFQLAIQASRRGWI from the coding sequence ATGGAATTGCCCTCAGCACCTGTTCTCTCGGCTGTCGCGGAGCCGCTTTACCGGGCGGCCGTGGTGGGTGGCAGGGCGAGTCTGGAGGTGTTGGCTGAGCGGGCTGGGGTTGACCGGGTCGTGGCTGCGGATGAGGTGCAGGTGCTCGTCGCGATCGGGTTGCTTGAGGTGGGTGACGGGGGGATCGAGGCGGTTGCGCCGCGGATTCCGTTGGAGCAGGTGGCGGCTGAGCATGCGCGGGCTGCTGATGCCACTCGGCAGATCGCGTCGGTATTCGCCGATATCTGGAGCGAGGCCGGGGATCGGTCGAGCTTTGTGGAGGTCATCACCGACGAGGCTCGGTGTGGGGCCGTCGAGATCAAGCTGATGGATGACACGGCCTCGACCGTCGACGGTTTGTGTATCGGGCCCGTCTCGCCGCGGAAGGTGCAGGCCGGGATGGATATCCCGCGGCCCGGTGTGGCGGTCGGGTTCTTTGCGGCGATGGAGCGCGGTGTGCGAGCGCGCGGGCTCTACGGCGTCTCGGTTCTCGAGGACTTCGAGGGGCTGGCCGCGGTTCATCAGTGCATCGCGGTCGGGGAGCAGGCGCGGGTCTTCGCGCAGGTGCCGCTCAATCTGATGCTGTACGACGGCAAGCGTGCGCTGCTGTCGGTTCCGGGGCAGAAAGGGGCGAGGCGGTCGCTCATCATCGTTCACGAGTCCGGTCTGCTCGACTCGCTGGCCGGTCTCTTCGAGGTCTTCTGGCAGATGGGTGTGCCGCTGTCGGCGGAGTCTCAGGTGGTCGACGCGTTGGATGGGCCGGGGTCGGGCGAACAGCAGTTGCTGTCCTACCTGGCAGCCGGTCTCACCGATGAGGCGATCGCCCGCGATCTGGGCGTGAGCGCTCGTACGGTCGGCCGGCGGATCGCTCGTCTCGAAGAGGTGCTCGGCGCTCACAGCCGGTTCCAGCTGGCCATTCAGGCGAGCCGCCGGGGCTGGATCTGA
- a CDS encoding type IV toxin-antitoxin system AbiEi family antitoxin domain-containing protein, protein MTRSHQRLANLPPTFTTARARQDGLPSRDLAALVGEGVVIELSRGVYRRSDAPETAHLDLLAVHKRASHAVVCGESALALHDLIDDIPAAVHVAVPRGSRRPAISYPPVVVEQYAARTFDLNIEQYEAAPGELVPVYDAARSVVDAMRHRNRIGQTLALSALGRYLRRSRPDGVGNLQQIARELHALSVIRPAVEAVLA, encoded by the coding sequence ATGACTCGCTCGCACCAACGACTGGCGAACCTGCCGCCTACGTTCACCACGGCTCGGGCGCGCCAGGACGGCTTGCCGTCACGGGATCTGGCGGCTTTGGTCGGCGAAGGGGTCGTGATCGAACTGTCGCGCGGTGTCTACCGGCGGTCCGACGCCCCTGAGACTGCGCACCTTGATTTGCTGGCCGTGCACAAGCGAGCATCCCACGCGGTCGTCTGCGGCGAGTCCGCATTAGCGCTTCACGATCTGATCGACGACATACCAGCCGCCGTACACGTCGCCGTACCACGTGGCAGCCGCCGTCCAGCGATCTCCTACCCACCCGTCGTCGTCGAGCAGTACGCGGCCAGAACCTTCGACCTCAACATCGAGCAGTACGAGGCGGCGCCAGGAGAGCTCGTGCCGGTCTATGACGCAGCCCGCAGCGTGGTCGATGCCATGCGCCATCGCAATCGCATCGGCCAGACACTCGCCTTGTCAGCGCTCGGCCGTTATCTGCGAAGAAGTCGGCCCGACGGGGTCGGGAACCTTCAACAGATCGCGCGCGAACTGCACGCTCTGTCCGTCATCCGGCCGGCTGTCGAAGCGGTGCTCGCCTGA
- a CDS encoding antibiotic biosynthesis monooxygenase family protein, whose protein sequence is MFVVIRFRVEEAAQPEFIGRLETAVEVLSRQKGFVAARTGRNADDPELLALSMEWLNIGSYRRALSPYEVKLAAVPLLSQAIDEPSAYDDLSEFSPHR, encoded by the coding sequence GTGTTCGTGGTGATCAGGTTCCGGGTCGAAGAGGCCGCTCAGCCGGAGTTCATCGGCCGGCTGGAGACCGCCGTCGAGGTGCTGTCGCGGCAGAAGGGTTTCGTCGCGGCCAGGACCGGGCGCAACGCCGACGACCCCGAGTTGCTGGCGCTGAGCATGGAGTGGCTGAACATCGGCAGCTACCGGCGCGCGCTGTCGCCGTACGAGGTCAAGCTGGCGGCCGTGCCGCTGCTGTCGCAGGCGATCGACGAACCGTCCGCCTACGACGATCTGAGTGAATTCTCACCGCACCGCTGA
- the dusB gene encoding tRNA dihydrouridine synthase DusB — MLKLGNLTIDTPVVLAPMAGITNAAYRRLCAEQGAGLYVCEMITSRGIVEGDQKSLDMLTFDERETVRSVQLYGVDPVYVGRAVELLCSEYGVAHVDLNFGCPVPKVTRKGGGAALPWKRNLLGAILQAAVKAATPYGIPVTMKTRIGIDSGHQTYLDAGRIAEESGAAAIGLHGRTAAQAYSGQADWTKIAELVEHVNIPVLGNGDIWEASDALRMVAETGCAGVIVGRGCLGRPWLFRDLAVAFAGGEALNLPTLGEVATVMRRHGELLAGLMGEDRGLRDFRKHVPWYLKGFPAGGELRASLGMVDSLARLDELLSQLDPSAPFPVQELGSPRGRQGSPRDHVILPHGWLDDTDGLGTDMADAEIGISGG, encoded by the coding sequence ATGCTGAAGCTCGGGAACCTGACGATCGACACCCCGGTGGTGCTCGCGCCGATGGCGGGGATCACCAACGCGGCGTACCGGCGGCTGTGTGCCGAGCAGGGCGCCGGGCTCTACGTCTGCGAGATGATCACCTCGCGCGGGATCGTCGAGGGCGATCAGAAGAGTCTCGACATGCTGACCTTCGATGAGCGCGAGACCGTGCGGTCGGTGCAGTTGTACGGCGTCGATCCGGTCTATGTCGGGCGCGCGGTCGAGCTGCTGTGCTCGGAGTACGGGGTGGCGCACGTCGACCTGAACTTCGGCTGCCCGGTGCCGAAGGTGACCCGCAAGGGTGGCGGCGCAGCCCTTCCCTGGAAGCGGAATCTGCTCGGCGCGATCCTGCAGGCGGCGGTGAAGGCGGCTACGCCGTACGGGATTCCGGTGACGATGAAGACCCGGATCGGGATCGACAGCGGGCATCAGACCTATCTCGACGCGGGCCGGATCGCCGAGGAGTCGGGCGCGGCGGCGATTGGGCTGCACGGGCGTACTGCGGCGCAGGCTTATTCGGGTCAGGCGGACTGGACGAAGATCGCCGAGCTGGTCGAGCACGTCAACATCCCGGTGCTGGGCAATGGCGATATCTGGGAGGCGTCTGACGCGCTCCGAATGGTTGCTGAGACCGGCTGTGCCGGGGTGATTGTCGGTCGTGGCTGCCTGGGCCGGCCTTGGCTGTTCCGGGATCTCGCGGTTGCTTTCGCCGGCGGCGAGGCTCTGAACCTGCCGACCCTGGGCGAGGTGGCGACCGTGATGCGCCGCCACGGCGAACTGCTGGCCGGCCTGATGGGCGAAGACCGCGGCCTCCGCGACTTCCGCAAACACGTCCCGTGGTACCTGAAAGGCTTCCCCGCCGGCGGCGAACTCCGCGCCTCGCTCGGCATGGTCGACTCCCTCGCCCGCCTGGACGAACTGCTCTCCCAGCTCGACCCGTCGGCGCCGTTCCCGGTCCAGGAACTCGGCTCCCCGCGAGGCCGCCAAGGCAGTCCCCGCGACCACGTCATCCTCCCGCACGGTTGGCTCGACGACACGGACGGACTGGGGACTGACATGGCCGACGCGGAAATCGGTATCTCCGGCGGCTGA
- a CDS encoding DUF6703 family protein: protein MSSTPSSQPVSPLRARITKASYPIVARLHGMPKLTLPGITLVLVLVGVFAPISFGVPALVLLALLLGWLGFLSWPVVGNGARFLRIFTVLVILLFAVSRIANP, encoded by the coding sequence ATGAGCAGCACACCCAGCAGTCAGCCGGTCAGTCCGCTCCGGGCGCGGATCACCAAGGCCAGCTACCCGATCGTCGCCAGGTTGCACGGGATGCCGAAGCTGACGCTGCCGGGGATCACGCTCGTGCTCGTGCTGGTCGGTGTCTTCGCCCCGATCAGCTTCGGCGTACCGGCGCTGGTGCTGCTGGCCCTCCTGCTCGGCTGGCTCGGGTTCCTGTCCTGGCCGGTGGTCGGCAACGGGGCCCGCTTCCTGCGGATCTTCACGGTGCTGGTGATCCTGCTGTTCGCGGTCTCCCGGATCGCCAACCCCTGA
- a CDS encoding DUF1996 domain-containing protein: MIARKRFRIGTLTVALLALLGAYLVVASRPAQAAETLLSQGKPVLASSVESAAFPAAAAVDGNNGTRWASGFADNQWLQVDLGSAQAVNRVVLRWEAAYARGFQIQTSGNGSSWTTIQTTTNGTGGEQSLVVNGNGRYVRVLVTQRATQWGASLFEFQVYGGTPGGGGPIVRVAEFLADCPFTHRLPDDPIVFPNLPGASHLHSFFGATVTNAHTTVDDLVNSPTSCNPAEDKSSYWVPTLLVNNQPVEPTGTTFYYLGEGVRDDVIARTQPLPFGLRIVAGNAKATGPGDNTISRWSCLHAGDAGSGHDFVTCPAGTMLESYLDFPQCWNGRDLDSPDHKSHMSYPVNGGCPATHPVPVPKLRQVLRYPVNGSTAGFRLSSGGGFTMHGDFFNAWPVAEMERRVNDCIRPIIKCGANGHP, encoded by the coding sequence ATGATCGCGCGCAAGCGGTTCAGGATCGGCACCCTGACCGTCGCTCTGCTCGCCCTGCTCGGTGCTTACCTGGTGGTCGCCAGCCGGCCCGCGCAGGCTGCGGAAACCCTGCTGTCACAGGGAAAGCCGGTGCTCGCCTCTTCGGTGGAGAGCGCCGCCTTCCCGGCCGCGGCAGCGGTGGACGGCAACAACGGCACTCGCTGGGCCAGCGGGTTCGCCGACAACCAGTGGCTCCAGGTCGACCTGGGATCCGCGCAGGCCGTCAACCGCGTCGTACTGCGTTGGGAAGCGGCGTACGCACGGGGTTTCCAGATCCAGACCTCCGGCAACGGCAGTAGCTGGACCACGATCCAGACCACCACGAACGGCACCGGCGGCGAGCAGAGTCTCGTTGTCAACGGCAACGGCCGGTACGTCCGGGTGCTGGTCACCCAGCGTGCGACCCAGTGGGGCGCCTCGCTGTTCGAGTTCCAGGTGTACGGCGGTACGCCGGGTGGCGGTGGCCCGATCGTGCGGGTGGCCGAGTTCCTGGCGGACTGCCCGTTCACGCACCGGCTGCCGGACGACCCGATCGTGTTCCCGAACCTGCCGGGCGCCTCGCACCTGCACAGCTTCTTCGGTGCGACCGTGACGAACGCGCACACCACGGTGGACGATCTGGTCAACTCGCCGACCTCGTGCAACCCGGCCGAGGACAAGTCGTCGTACTGGGTGCCCACCCTGCTGGTGAACAACCAGCCGGTCGAACCGACCGGGACGACCTTCTACTACCTGGGTGAGGGCGTGCGCGACGACGTCATCGCCCGGACCCAGCCGCTGCCGTTCGGGCTGCGGATCGTGGCCGGCAACGCGAAGGCCACCGGGCCGGGCGACAACACGATCTCGCGGTGGTCCTGCCTGCACGCCGGTGACGCCGGCTCCGGGCACGACTTCGTCACCTGCCCGGCCGGCACGATGCTGGAGTCCTACCTGGACTTCCCGCAGTGCTGGAACGGGCGCGATCTGGACTCGCCGGACCACAAGAGCCACATGTCCTACCCGGTCAACGGCGGCTGCCCGGCCACCCACCCGGTGCCGGTGCCGAAGCTGCGGCAGGTCCTGCGGTACCCGGTGAACGGCTCGACGGCCGGCTTCCGGCTCTCCTCGGGCGGTGGCTTCACCATGCACGGCGACTTCTTCAACGCCTGGCCGGTGGCCGAGATGGAGCGCCGCGTCAACGACTGCATCCGCCCGATCATCAAGTGCGGGGCGAACGGTCACCCGTAA
- the manD gene encoding D-mannonate dehydratase ManD, producing MKIVDASVVVTSPGRNFVTLKLTTDDGVTGLGDATLNGRELAVVSYLRDHVAPLLIGLDPHRIEDTWQSLYRGAYWRRGPVTMAAIAAVDVALWDIKAKVAGLPLYQLLGGASRDRVRTYGHASGRDVPELFDSVRARLEQGYQSIRIQTGIPGLQRVYGVGGGPETTPDGRVRPLVEDWDTGAYLRHMPTVFEAVRNEFGPELPLLHDAHHRLTPQQAARLGKDLEPYDLFWLEDCTPAENQEGLRLVRSHTTTPLAIGEVFNTVHDFRTLVNEQLIDYVRAAVTHFGGVSPIRKLFDFAAQQQIKSAIHGPEDISPVGMAAAIHLDLAIHNFGIQEYAGYTAATDEVFRHAFTFTDGHLHPGEAVGLGVELDEELAAAHPYAAAYLPVNRLADGTVHDW from the coding sequence ATGAAGATCGTGGACGCGTCCGTCGTCGTCACCAGCCCGGGCCGCAACTTCGTCACGCTGAAACTCACCACCGACGACGGCGTGACCGGTCTCGGTGACGCCACCCTGAACGGGCGCGAGCTTGCAGTGGTGTCTTACCTGCGTGACCACGTCGCACCGCTGCTGATCGGCCTCGACCCGCACCGGATCGAGGACACCTGGCAGTCGCTCTACCGGGGCGCTTACTGGCGCCGCGGCCCGGTGACGATGGCGGCGATCGCCGCTGTGGACGTGGCGTTGTGGGACATCAAGGCCAAGGTGGCCGGCCTGCCGCTGTACCAGCTGCTCGGTGGGGCCAGCCGCGATCGGGTGCGCACCTACGGTCACGCCAGCGGGCGCGACGTACCGGAGCTGTTCGACTCGGTCCGGGCGCGGCTGGAGCAGGGGTACCAGTCGATCCGGATCCAGACCGGCATCCCCGGCCTGCAGCGGGTGTACGGAGTCGGCGGCGGGCCGGAGACCACGCCGGACGGCCGAGTGCGGCCGCTGGTCGAGGACTGGGACACCGGCGCCTATCTGCGCCACATGCCGACCGTCTTCGAGGCGGTTCGCAACGAGTTCGGTCCGGAGCTGCCGCTGCTGCACGACGCCCACCACCGGCTCACGCCGCAGCAGGCCGCGCGGCTGGGCAAAGACCTGGAGCCGTACGACCTGTTCTGGCTCGAGGACTGCACACCCGCCGAGAACCAGGAGGGCCTGCGCCTGGTCCGCAGCCACACCACCACGCCGCTGGCGATCGGTGAGGTCTTCAACACCGTCCACGACTTCCGGACGCTGGTCAACGAGCAGCTGATCGACTACGTCCGGGCGGCCGTCACGCACTTCGGTGGGGTCTCGCCGATCAGGAAGCTGTTCGACTTCGCCGCCCAGCAGCAGATCAAGAGCGCCATCCACGGACCCGAGGACATCTCGCCGGTCGGGATGGCCGCCGCGATCCACCTCGACCTGGCGATCCACAACTTCGGCATCCAGGAGTACGCCGGCTACACCGCCGCCACGGACGAGGTGTTCCGGCACGCGTTCACGTTCACCGACGGCCACCTGCATCCCGGCGAGGCGGTGGGGCTGGGCGTGGAGCTGGACGAGGAACTGGCCGCCGCGCACCCGTACGCCGCGGCCTACCTGCCGGTCAACCGCCTCGCGGACGGGACCGTCCACGACTGGTGA
- a CDS encoding glycine--tRNA ligase, translating into MPVDTVDAVVSLSKRRGFVYPCGEIYGGTKSAWDYGPLGVELKNNVRTQWWRSMVTSRDDIVGLDSSVILPTRVWEASGHLQEFVDPLTECQSCHKRYRDDHLREDFARRKNKDADEVKLDELSCPNCGNKGTFTESRMFNGLLKTYLGPVESEEGLHYLRPETAQGIFVNFANVMGTARKKPPFGIAQVGKSFRNEITPGNFIFRTREFEQMEMEFFVPPGADEEWHEYWLKTRWDWYLGLGLNPDNMRFYEHPKEKLSHYSKRTVDIEYKFHFGGKEFDELEGIANRTDFDLSTHSKHSGVDLSYFDQEKGERWTPYVIEPAAGLTRNVLAFLLDAYTEDEAPNAKGGVDKRTVLRFDPRLAPVKAAVLPLSRNADLSPKAKALAGELRQNWNVDFDDAGAIGRRYRRQDEIGTPYCITVDFDTLDDQAVTIRERDSMKQERVALTEVTGYLAQRLVGC; encoded by the coding sequence GTGCCCGTGGATACCGTCGATGCCGTCGTCAGCCTCAGTAAGCGGAGAGGCTTCGTCTACCCGTGCGGCGAGATCTACGGTGGTACCAAGTCGGCCTGGGACTACGGACCGCTCGGCGTCGAGCTGAAGAACAACGTGCGCACCCAGTGGTGGCGCTCGATGGTGACCAGTCGCGACGACATCGTCGGGCTGGACTCCTCGGTCATCCTGCCGACCCGGGTCTGGGAGGCCTCCGGTCACCTGCAGGAGTTCGTCGACCCGCTGACCGAGTGCCAGTCCTGCCACAAGCGCTACCGCGACGACCACCTGCGGGAGGATTTCGCCCGGCGGAAGAACAAGGACGCCGACGAGGTCAAGCTGGACGAGCTGTCCTGCCCGAACTGCGGGAACAAGGGCACCTTCACCGAGTCGCGGATGTTCAACGGCCTGCTGAAGACCTACCTCGGCCCGGTCGAGTCCGAGGAAGGCCTGCACTACCTGCGGCCGGAGACCGCCCAGGGCATCTTCGTCAACTTCGCCAACGTGATGGGCACGGCGCGGAAGAAGCCGCCGTTCGGGATCGCCCAGGTCGGCAAGAGCTTCCGCAACGAGATCACCCCCGGCAACTTCATCTTCCGGACCCGTGAGTTCGAGCAGATGGAGATGGAGTTCTTCGTCCCGCCGGGCGCGGACGAGGAGTGGCACGAGTACTGGCTGAAGACCCGCTGGGACTGGTACCTCGGGCTCGGGCTGAACCCGGACAACATGCGGTTCTACGAGCACCCGAAGGAGAAGCTCAGCCACTACTCCAAGCGGACCGTCGACATCGAATACAAGTTCCACTTCGGCGGCAAGGAGTTCGACGAGCTGGAGGGGATCGCGAACCGGACCGACTTCGACCTGTCCACGCACTCCAAGCACTCCGGCGTCGACCTGTCCTACTTCGACCAGGAGAAGGGCGAGCGCTGGACGCCGTACGTGATCGAGCCGGCCGCCGGCCTGACCCGCAACGTGCTGGCCTTCCTGCTGGACGCCTACACCGAGGACGAGGCACCGAACGCCAAGGGCGGCGTCGACAAGCGGACCGTACTGCGCTTCGACCCGCGGCTGGCGCCGGTCAAGGCGGCCGTGCTGCCGCTGTCCCGCAACGCGGACCTGTCCCCGAAGGCCAAGGCCCTGGCCGGCGAGCTGCGGCAGAACTGGAACGTGGACTTCGACGACGCCGGGGCGATCGGCCGGCGCTACCGCCGCCAGGACGAGATCGGTACGCCGTACTGCATCACGGTCGACTTCGACACCCTCGACGACCAGGCGGTGACGATCCGCGAGCGGGACTCGATGAAGCAGGAGCGGGTCGCGCTGACCGAGGTGACCGGCTACCTCGCGCAGCGTCTGGTGGGTTGCTGA